In the Actinomycetota bacterium genome, one interval contains:
- a CDS encoding ATP-dependent helicase, producing the protein MTEVGELTRSGTRLEPDPDQQQVVDHDTGPLLALGGPGTGKTRLLEERFVRLAQEPGCSSDRILFLVPNRAQKMALQDRITRRLLFEEGLDALIEVPVYTWHGLAYHLVSRHYDKLDYSEPPVLLTSPEQWGAVRDALAAENEANWPHHKHLLRNRGFVDEVVDFFIRVGQRAMDPPELEPLARVRPAWAELIAFHKRHHTHLRQRSRVDYPTLLRDAVELIANYEDVRASLHLRFQHILVDDGQELALVQQRLLHFLTGFTTGGGAGRSLVLAGDPDSAIETFRGAEPDWIEDFEKELGQHETVTLRTSYRLGPQLGVATSTLIARNDDRDHRPSAFAGTSTLEVKRFGSLAAEVEAVARAVRLAHLTQNVPYEDMAILLTSPRSMLPPLERALTALEVPFSVSAPDRPLGREAIVQAFADLARFACSDQVDNEQVAQLLRSPLIDLEDASVRELERIARISGRTLAEVVEEVPKLGKDPDAPAKIRELIELRDLLRAKKDAPADEAFWVVWDRSVVCRSLQERARTSLSDPAHRDLDALVAFSRALGRFVERRRGTGTFADYLEAIGRADFGSDPWLPPERSSGGVTVVSFHGAKGKEWSLVAVCGVVEGSIPKGRRATGLFDPYYLDETDPVRRTRKNEMEDRRVFYVALTRATERCIVTTSPGPTRRGEPSRFIAELVGEIPEVGAVEDLPPLTFAEAAARHRQTLADVSQPPEERIAALAAIAEICRMDPGCSSAHPSEWWWRWDWTEGALPIRAQQADKIDDLPPDKLRTSYSRISTYDNCGLQYLCSVVLGLDPESSHNMAFGSWVHKIFEEIETGVIPPGDWAALRDRYNELFKEDVFPNKAMARQFRRDGQIMIERYVNLLKPTQAAMAEVSFKVDLDGHRITGRIDRVDVIGKNLIVTDYKTSRSPVQWEEAKRSLQLAIYHLAASADPELKALGEPNAMQLVYPGAALSRGQVAKRAQTPEEAQEAIKRLPGLIEGVLAEDFRPNPEADCTWCKFKPLCPLWAEGKELPA; encoded by the coding sequence ATGACAGAAGTGGGGGAGTTGACCCGCTCCGGAACGCGGCTGGAGCCGGACCCGGATCAACAGCAGGTCGTGGATCACGACACCGGTCCGTTGCTCGCGTTGGGCGGTCCTGGCACCGGCAAGACCAGGTTGTTGGAGGAGCGGTTCGTGCGGCTCGCGCAGGAGCCCGGCTGCTCGTCCGATCGGATCTTGTTCCTGGTTCCGAACCGCGCTCAGAAGATGGCGCTCCAGGATCGCATCACGCGCCGCCTGCTGTTCGAGGAGGGGCTCGACGCGCTGATCGAGGTGCCCGTGTACACGTGGCACGGCCTCGCGTATCACCTCGTGTCCCGGCACTACGACAAGCTCGACTACTCCGAGCCGCCGGTTCTCCTCACCAGCCCCGAGCAGTGGGGGGCGGTGCGGGATGCGCTGGCGGCCGAGAACGAGGCGAACTGGCCGCATCACAAGCACCTGCTGCGCAACCGCGGCTTCGTCGACGAGGTCGTCGACTTCTTCATCCGCGTGGGGCAGCGGGCGATGGATCCTCCGGAGCTGGAGCCGCTGGCGCGGGTGCGCCCAGCGTGGGCCGAGCTGATCGCCTTCCACAAGCGTCACCACACGCACCTCAGGCAGCGGAGCCGCGTCGACTACCCGACGCTTCTGCGCGATGCGGTGGAGCTGATCGCGAACTACGAAGACGTGCGGGCCTCGTTGCACCTGCGCTTCCAGCACATCCTGGTGGACGACGGTCAGGAGCTGGCGTTGGTGCAACAGCGGTTGCTGCACTTCCTGACGGGCTTCACTACGGGCGGCGGCGCGGGGCGCTCGCTGGTGCTGGCGGGGGATCCCGACTCCGCCATCGAGACGTTCAGGGGCGCCGAGCCAGACTGGATCGAGGATTTCGAGAAGGAGCTCGGTCAGCACGAGACGGTCACCTTGCGGACCTCTTATCGGCTGGGGCCGCAGCTCGGCGTGGCGACCAGCACGCTGATCGCGCGCAACGACGATCGCGACCACAGGCCGTCCGCGTTCGCCGGCACCTCCACGCTGGAGGTCAAGCGTTTTGGCAGCCTCGCGGCGGAAGTGGAGGCCGTGGCGCGCGCGGTGCGGCTCGCGCACCTGACTCAGAACGTCCCCTACGAAGACATGGCGATCCTCTTGACGTCACCTCGCTCGATGCTGCCCCCGCTGGAGCGCGCGCTGACCGCCCTCGAGGTGCCTTTCTCGGTCAGCGCACCGGATCGCCCGCTGGGGAGGGAGGCGATCGTGCAGGCTTTCGCGGACCTCGCCCGGTTCGCATGCTCGGACCAGGTCGACAACGAGCAGGTAGCGCAGCTGCTGCGGTCGCCGCTGATCGACCTCGAGGACGCTTCGGTCCGCGAGCTGGAACGCATCGCGCGTATCTCCGGTCGCACGTTGGCAGAGGTCGTCGAAGAGGTGCCGAAGCTCGGCAAGGATCCCGATGCGCCCGCGAAGATCCGGGAGTTGATCGAGCTGCGCGATCTGCTGCGGGCGAAGAAGGATGCCCCCGCCGACGAAGCCTTCTGGGTCGTGTGGGACCGCTCGGTGGTGTGCCGCTCCCTGCAGGAGCGCGCCCGGACCAGCTTGAGCGATCCGGCGCACCGAGACCTCGATGCGCTCGTTGCATTCAGCCGCGCGCTCGGGCGCTTCGTCGAACGGCGGCGCGGTACCGGGACGTTCGCCGATTACCTGGAGGCGATCGGCCGCGCCGACTTCGGCTCCGACCCGTGGCTTCCCCCGGAGCGCTCTAGCGGCGGGGTGACCGTCGTCTCGTTCCACGGGGCGAAGGGCAAGGAGTGGTCGCTCGTCGCGGTGTGCGGCGTCGTCGAGGGATCGATCCCCAAGGGACGTCGCGCGACCGGGTTGTTCGACCCGTACTACCTCGACGAGACCGACCCCGTGCGGAGGACGCGCAAGAACGAGATGGAGGATCGCCGCGTCTTCTACGTCGCGCTCACCCGGGCCACCGAACGCTGCATCGTTACGACGTCGCCGGGGCCGACGCGCCGCGGCGAGCCGAGCCGGTTCATCGCCGAGCTGGTCGGCGAGATCCCGGAGGTCGGGGCAGTCGAGGACCTGCCGCCGCTGACCTTCGCCGAAGCAGCGGCTCGCCACCGCCAGACGCTTGCCGATGTCTCGCAGCCACCGGAGGAACGCATCGCGGCCCTCGCCGCCATCGCGGAGATCTGTCGCATGGACCCAGGCTGTAGCTCGGCGCACCCCAGCGAGTGGTGGTGGCGCTGGGACTGGACGGAAGGTGCGCTGCCGATCCGCGCGCAGCAGGCAGACAAGATCGACGACCTCCCCCCGGACAAGCTGCGCACCAGCTACTCGCGGATCTCGACCTACGACAACTGTGGCCTGCAGTACCTGTGCTCCGTCGTCCTGGGGCTCGACCCCGAGAGCTCGCACAACATGGCGTTCGGCTCGTGGGTGCACAAGATCTTCGAAGAGATCGAGACAGGCGTTATCCCGCCGGGCGACTGGGCCGCGCTGCGGGACCGCTACAACGAGCTCTTCAAGGAAGACGTCTTCCCGAACAAGGCGATGGCGCGGCAGTTCCGGCGCGACGGCCAGATCATGATCGAGCGATACGTGAACCTCTTGAAGCCGACTCAGGCCGCGATGGCCGAGGTCAGCTTCAAGGTCGACCTCGACGGGCACCGCATCACGGGCCGGATCGACCGCGTCGACGTGATCGGCAAGAACCTGATCGTCACCGACTACAAGACCTCGCGCAGCCCCGTTCAGTGGGAGGAAGCGAAGCGGTCGTTGCAGCTGGCGATCTACCACCTGGCCGCTTCGGCCGATCCCGAGCTGAAGGCCCTGGGCGAGCCGAACGCGATGCAGTTGGTGTATCCGGGTGCTGCGTTGTCACGGGGGCAGGTCGCCAAGCGCGCGCAGACACCGGAGGAGGCGCAAGAGGCGATCAAGCGCCTACCGGGCCTCATCGAGGGTGTGCTCGCAGAAGACTTCAGGCCCAATCCCGAGGCCGACTGCACCTGGTGCAAGTTCAAGCCGCTGTGTCCGCTGTGGGCCGAGGGTAAGGAGCTGCCGGCGTGA
- a CDS encoding TIGR03767 family metallophosphoesterase, translating into MDMTRRDFLRATGAAAAGAALPGLWRPRLATALAAELTVADLTTLARTIVKGSALREGSMGKYYRLSEGPGEPHIVREELARRRSAGSQRDLGSARRPLLNFAHFTDIHIIDAESPARVEWFDRYSDDRCSSIPFSSAQRPQETMTLQVLEAMIRQIRSIRVSPLTGSPLASVVCTGDNIDNEQFNELRWFIDAMDGGKNITPDSGASGYEGVQSADWNDPEYWHPDPKVQDKYKQQWGFPDYPGLLDSAMKPFSATGVGIPWYQTFGNHDGLVQGNVQRNAFFEAGATGPAKISGPPPGLQPCDGFQTLRDNPNALLTAPVRVVSPDPARRFVSRMEYIEEMFKTTGTPVGHGFTKANRDAATAYWFTDDHPGFRFIGLDTVNPGGFSEGSIGRAQFRWLEERLLEVSSRVRDSDGKDSSNDKAKEDRLVILFSHHGLRSLDNPNHAPDPLHPDENDEPRVLAPEIEALVHRFPNVIAWVNGHTHNNIIEPRKNKNGGGFWDIGTAAHIDWACQSRLIEVIDNRDGTLSIFCTMVDHAAPVTPSGTDSVLDLASISRELAANDPQYGFEGKGRGEAKDRNVELVIAAPFNVRSMKRQQRRSLVGAPA; encoded by the coding sequence ATGGACATGACCCGCCGCGACTTCCTGCGCGCCACCGGCGCGGCCGCGGCAGGAGCGGCCCTTCCGGGGTTGTGGAGGCCTCGCCTCGCCACCGCCCTGGCCGCCGAGCTCACGGTCGCCGACCTCACCACGCTCGCCCGCACGATCGTGAAGGGCTCTGCGCTGCGCGAAGGCTCGATGGGCAAGTACTACCGCCTCTCGGAGGGCCCGGGCGAGCCGCACATCGTGCGCGAGGAGCTCGCCCGCAGACGTTCCGCCGGATCGCAGCGCGATCTCGGAAGCGCCCGGCGTCCGCTGCTGAACTTCGCCCACTTCACCGACATCCACATCATCGACGCAGAGTCTCCGGCCCGGGTCGAGTGGTTCGATCGCTACTCGGACGACCGTTGCTCGAGCATCCCGTTCTCGTCCGCGCAGCGACCGCAGGAGACGATGACCCTCCAGGTGCTGGAGGCGATGATCCGCCAGATCAGATCGATCCGCGTGAGCCCGCTCACCGGATCCCCGCTGGCATCCGTCGTCTGCACGGGCGACAACATCGACAACGAGCAGTTCAACGAGCTCCGCTGGTTCATCGATGCGATGGACGGCGGCAAGAACATCACCCCCGACTCCGGCGCTAGCGGCTATGAGGGCGTGCAGTCGGCGGACTGGAACGACCCCGAGTACTGGCACCCGGACCCCAAAGTCCAGGACAAGTACAAGCAGCAGTGGGGCTTCCCCGACTACCCGGGTCTCCTCGATTCCGCGATGAAGCCGTTCAGCGCCACCGGCGTCGGCATCCCCTGGTACCAGACCTTCGGCAACCACGATGGCCTCGTCCAGGGAAACGTGCAGCGCAACGCCTTCTTCGAAGCCGGCGCCACGGGGCCTGCGAAGATCTCCGGACCTCCCCCCGGGCTGCAGCCGTGTGACGGCTTCCAGACCCTGCGCGACAACCCGAACGCGCTCCTGACGGCGCCAGTCCGGGTCGTCTCGCCGGACCCCGCGCGGCGCTTCGTGTCGCGGATGGAATACATCGAGGAGATGTTCAAGACGACCGGAACGCCCGTGGGCCACGGCTTCACCAAGGCGAACCGGGACGCCGCCACCGCCTACTGGTTCACCGACGACCATCCCGGCTTCCGCTTCATCGGGCTCGACACCGTGAACCCCGGCGGCTTCTCCGAGGGGAGCATCGGGCGCGCTCAGTTCAGGTGGCTCGAGGAGCGCCTTCTCGAGGTCTCCAGCCGGGTGCGCGACTCAGACGGCAAGGACTCCTCCAACGACAAAGCCAAGGAAGACCGCCTCGTCATCCTGTTCAGCCACCACGGTCTGCGTTCGCTGGATAACCCGAACCACGCGCCCGACCCGCTCCACCCCGACGAGAACGACGAGCCGCGCGTGCTCGCGCCGGAGATCGAGGCGCTGGTGCACCGGTTCCCGAACGTCATCGCGTGGGTCAACGGTCACACCCACAACAACATCATCGAGCCGCGCAAGAACAAGAACGGCGGCGGCTTCTGGGACATCGGAACCGCGGCCCACATCGACTGGGCCTGCCAGTCGCGGCTGATCGAGGTCATCGACAACCGCGACGGGACCCTGTCGATCTTCTGCACGATGGTGGACCACGCCGCTCCGGTGACACCAAGCGGCACCGATTCCGTCCTAGATCTCGCCTCCATCTCGCGCGAGCTCGCGGCGAACGACCCTCAGTATGGCTTCGAGGGCAAGGGCCGCGGCGAAGCCAAGGACCGCAACGTCGAGCTGGTGATCGCGGCGCCCTTCAACGTCCGCAGCATGAAGCGGCAGCAGCGGCGGTCGCTGGTCGGAGCCCCCGCCTAG
- a CDS encoding mandelate racemase/muconate lactonizing enzyme family protein — protein MSRVARVDLWHFAAPLPATFRPSWIPGFPQNENRATLLKVTTEDGVEGWSAGPALGKERQGLGQLLGPYLIGEDATDIALVQQRLREMGYLGWRNWWIEPAFWDIKGKIEGRPVCELLGGAPRDIKLYASTGEVRSPEARIAEAEQRYEEGFRTIKIRVHEDEDQDEKQVRVLADAMGDRMKIGVDANQAWRVTAVADAPLWDLPRARRFADVCAGSGVAWLEEPLPMDAYDDLAELTEYSKVPIAGGELHTGAYPELKMMIERRCYSVFQPDAMFTGGIDQTFKIIELCREQGLGYTPHTWTNGVGFAVNLQLMGASGFADEKELEYPLDPPGWVPEARDAMLEEPFLHERGKLTMTNRPGLGITIDQRALKKHGEHFFKMDRKRLIFFALRDRGIKAAKEMDAAKRARLNR, from the coding sequence ATGTCGCGCGTCGCTCGGGTCGACCTCTGGCACTTCGCCGCCCCGCTCCCGGCGACCTTTCGGCCCAGCTGGATCCCGGGCTTCCCACAGAACGAGAACCGGGCAACGCTGCTGAAAGTCACGACCGAGGACGGCGTCGAGGGCTGGAGCGCGGGACCGGCCCTCGGTAAGGAACGTCAGGGCCTTGGCCAGCTGCTAGGGCCGTACCTGATCGGCGAGGACGCCACCGACATCGCGCTGGTCCAACAGCGTCTACGCGAGATGGGCTACCTCGGCTGGCGGAACTGGTGGATCGAGCCCGCGTTCTGGGACATCAAAGGAAAGATCGAAGGACGGCCGGTGTGCGAACTGCTGGGAGGAGCGCCCCGCGACATCAAGCTGTACGCGTCGACGGGTGAGGTGCGGTCGCCGGAGGCGCGCATCGCCGAGGCCGAGCAACGCTACGAAGAAGGTTTCCGGACGATCAAGATCCGCGTGCACGAAGACGAGGACCAGGACGAGAAGCAGGTACGGGTGCTCGCCGACGCGATGGGCGACCGCATGAAGATCGGCGTCGATGCGAACCAGGCTTGGCGTGTGACCGCGGTCGCCGACGCGCCCCTGTGGGACCTTCCTCGAGCGCGACGGTTCGCAGACGTCTGCGCCGGCAGCGGCGTAGCGTGGCTAGAGGAGCCGCTGCCGATGGACGCATACGACGATCTCGCCGAGCTCACGGAGTACTCGAAGGTGCCGATCGCCGGCGGCGAGCTCCACACAGGCGCTTATCCCGAGCTGAAGATGATGATCGAGCGGCGTTGCTATTCGGTGTTTCAGCCGGATGCGATGTTCACGGGCGGCATCGACCAGACCTTCAAGATCATCGAGCTGTGCCGCGAGCAGGGCCTCGGCTACACGCCGCACACGTGGACGAACGGGGTCGGCTTCGCGGTCAACCTCCAGCTGATGGGGGCCTCCGGCTTCGCCGACGAGAAGGAGCTGGAGTACCCACTGGACCCGCCGGGGTGGGTGCCGGAGGCTCGCGACGCGATGCTCGAAGAGCCCTTCTTGCACGAGCGAGGGAAGCTCACGATGACCAACCGTCCGGGCCTGGGCATCACGATCGACCAGCGGGCGCTCAAGAAGCACGGCGAGCACTTCTTCAAGATGGACCGCAAGCGGCTGATCTTCTTCGCGCTGAGAGACCGCGGCATCAAGGCGGCGAAGGAGATGGACGCAGCGAAGCGGGCGCGTCTCAACCGCTGA
- a CDS encoding DUF1929 domain-containing protein: MASSGPQVRTARSFLGAALVSVLVLALGSPSTAANEPKARVGSFSRAFAEPTIQGKASKKNCVRDHDGNLQCKPTAGSIAVLPDGRILYWNALEGTENVKDSIGAEYGKVSINDQTRVLDLSGDQPRWSEPSPLRAGANPDGYETEPLLGEGASKEKYNDGALFCSDLTVLADGSVLAVGGTAYYNDPEVGPVQQVELEGLRNSRIFHPETNTWTQSGDMKHGRWYPTLVTLGNGDVFVASGVQKLLKPVYPSHPEDSGRNIVQTETYDPKSGKWSYNGTTADRSLPLYPRLHLLPNGHVFYNAAGQAFNPAGESYDEALWNLTATYDPKSASWTNLGLAGLGTQTPGFRGSSFSIMLPLEPDKEGRYTRAEFLSAGGVLGTSPGGYVAVPTSAITSVATGSKVAVASRPTSSLNHSRWYSTAIALPTGEVVAFSGADRDEVVAPGTGFPITQAELFDPETEEWRPVATSTHARTYHNSATLLPDGRVLVGGHAPITTLYGKHQTLPGGFSPNDGRDPSFEIFSPPYMFAGDRPAIRNAPSKVGYDDTFRVVVDRSAAAIDSVVLVRNPSLTHLMDADQRTVSLPVISRNGNVLRVAAPPNGNVAPPGPYMLFANGRVGDSVVPSVSAPVFVGR, from the coding sequence ATGGCATCCAGCGGACCGCAGGTCAGAACAGCCCGTAGCTTCCTAGGCGCGGCCCTCGTTTCCGTGCTCGTTCTGGCGCTCGGCTCGCCCTCCACCGCAGCTAATGAGCCGAAAGCCCGAGTAGGAAGCTTCTCGCGCGCGTTCGCCGAGCCGACGATCCAAGGCAAAGCGTCGAAGAAGAACTGCGTCAGGGATCACGACGGAAACCTCCAGTGCAAGCCCACCGCCGGCAGCATCGCGGTGCTGCCCGACGGCAGGATCCTTTACTGGAACGCCCTCGAGGGAACCGAGAACGTCAAGGACTCGATCGGAGCGGAATACGGCAAGGTCTCGATCAACGACCAGACACGCGTCCTGGATCTGTCGGGAGACCAGCCGCGCTGGAGCGAGCCGTCGCCCTTGCGCGCGGGCGCGAACCCCGACGGCTATGAGACGGAACCGCTGCTGGGGGAAGGCGCCAGCAAGGAGAAGTACAACGACGGCGCGCTCTTCTGCTCCGACCTCACCGTGCTGGCCGACGGCTCCGTGCTGGCGGTCGGTGGGACCGCGTACTACAACGACCCCGAGGTCGGTCCCGTGCAGCAGGTCGAGCTCGAGGGACTGCGGAACTCGCGGATCTTCCACCCTGAGACCAACACGTGGACCCAGTCCGGCGACATGAAGCACGGGCGCTGGTACCCGACGCTCGTCACGCTGGGCAACGGCGACGTCTTCGTGGCGAGCGGCGTACAGAAGCTGCTGAAGCCGGTCTACCCGTCACATCCTGAGGACTCCGGACGCAACATCGTGCAGACCGAGACCTACGACCCGAAGTCCGGCAAGTGGTCCTACAACGGCACCACCGCCGACCGCTCGTTGCCTCTCTACCCGCGGCTGCACCTGCTACCGAACGGACACGTCTTCTACAACGCCGCGGGACAGGCGTTCAACCCCGCGGGCGAGTCCTACGACGAGGCGCTGTGGAACCTCACGGCCACATACGACCCGAAGTCCGCGTCCTGGACGAACCTCGGCCTGGCCGGCCTCGGTACGCAGACCCCTGGCTTCCGTGGCTCATCGTTCTCCATCATGCTGCCGCTGGAGCCGGACAAGGAGGGCCGCTACACACGCGCCGAGTTCCTTTCCGCCGGTGGCGTGTTGGGGACCAGTCCTGGCGGTTATGTCGCCGTCCCGACCAGCGCGATCACTTCGGTGGCGACTGGATCCAAGGTCGCCGTGGCGAGCCGCCCGACGTCGTCGCTCAACCACTCGCGCTGGTACTCCACCGCGATCGCGCTGCCCACCGGGGAGGTCGTCGCTTTCTCCGGCGCCGACAGGGATGAGGTCGTCGCCCCCGGCACGGGTTTCCCGATCACGCAGGCCGAGCTGTTCGATCCAGAGACCGAAGAGTGGCGGCCGGTCGCAACATCGACCCATGCGCGCACGTACCACAACTCCGCGACGTTGCTCCCGGACGGCCGCGTGCTGGTGGGTGGGCACGCGCCGATCACCACGCTGTACGGCAAGCACCAGACGCTGCCGGGAGGCTTCTCTCCCAACGACGGCCGCGACCCGTCCTTCGAGATCTTCAGCCCCCCGTACATGTTCGCCGGCGACCGCCCCGCGATCCGCAACGCGCCTAGCAAGGTCGGATACGACGACACGTTCCGGGTTGTCGTAGACCGCAGTGCCGCGGCGATCGACAGCGTGGTTCTCGTGCGGAACCCGTCGCTCACGCACCTGATGGACGCCGATCAGCGCACGGTGAGCCTTCCCGTGATCTCCCGCAACGGCAACGTGCTCCGGGTCGCCGCTCCCCCCAACGGCAACGTGGCCCCTCCCGGCCCTTACATGCTCTTCGCGAACGGTCGCGTAGGTGACTCCGTGGTCCCGTCGGTGTCCGCCCCCGTCTTCGTGGGTCGCTGA
- a CDS encoding D-alanyl-D-alanine carboxypeptidase → MRRVFTGLLATSILLAAPTAASARELWKQRLDELTAGKAIGVAVREEGRFLYRRTSAQRRIPASNQKLLLSMALFDTLEPTKTIETTAATAGLIGSVVDGDLWILGRGDPTITAGAAYGRQLPFTPTRLRALALAITSAGITRVEGSVVGNTGYFEHDWDAPGWKHDFASEYIPLPSALTFEGNVRRGDHISNPEHRAAAALTRKLENLGVEVTGDPGSGQAPAGLIDVASVSSQPLTTMVRYMNRGSSNFFAEVFGKRLGLERFGVPGTIAKGAAAIAGWAERQEVPLVAHDSSGLSYENKVSPGALVRLLGIAEDRTWGETLRRSLPTGGQGTLEDRLTDVRVRAKTGTLENISALSGYVWLRQRDTWAEFSILSRGMSKAFASAVEDDIVRTLTRYGR, encoded by the coding sequence ATGCGGCGCGTCTTCACCGGCCTCCTGGCCACCTCGATCCTGCTTGCTGCTCCCACCGCGGCTTCGGCGCGCGAGCTGTGGAAACAGCGCCTGGACGAGCTAACCGCGGGGAAGGCGATCGGCGTCGCGGTCCGGGAGGAGGGACGTTTCCTCTACCGGCGCACGAGTGCCCAGCGGCGGATCCCGGCCTCGAACCAGAAGCTGCTTTTGTCGATGGCGTTGTTCGACACGCTCGAGCCGACCAAAACGATAGAGACCACCGCGGCAACCGCGGGGCTCATCGGGAGCGTCGTCGACGGAGACCTCTGGATCCTGGGGCGCGGCGATCCCACCATTACCGCGGGTGCGGCGTACGGGCGACAGCTCCCGTTCACGCCGACACGTTTGCGCGCTCTCGCTCTTGCCATCACCTCGGCCGGTATCACGAGGGTCGAGGGAAGCGTCGTCGGCAACACCGGCTACTTCGAGCATGACTGGGACGCGCCGGGATGGAAGCACGACTTCGCGTCGGAGTACATCCCGCTGCCGTCCGCCCTCACCTTCGAGGGCAACGTCCGGCGCGGCGATCACATCTCGAACCCCGAGCACCGAGCGGCAGCCGCTCTGACGCGCAAGTTGGAGAACCTGGGTGTAGAGGTGACGGGAGATCCCGGCTCGGGACAGGCGCCGGCAGGTTTGATCGATGTCGCCAGCGTGTCGTCGCAGCCCCTGACGACGATGGTCCGCTACATGAACCGCGGCTCGTCGAACTTCTTCGCCGAGGTCTTCGGCAAGCGGCTCGGGCTCGAGCGCTTCGGCGTCCCCGGCACGATCGCAAAGGGGGCCGCAGCGATCGCCGGGTGGGCGGAGCGCCAGGAGGTCCCCCTGGTGGCTCACGACTCGTCGGGACTGTCCTATGAGAACAAGGTCTCGCCGGGAGCCCTGGTGCGGCTGCTAGGGATCGCCGAAGATCGCACGTGGGGCGAGACCCTGCGGCGCAGCCTTCCTACCGGAGGTCAAGGAACCCTCGAGGACCGGCTGACGGATGTGCGCGTGCGAGCGAAGACCGGAACGCTGGAGAACATCTCGGCTCTGTCCGGTTACGTGTGGCTGCGGCAGCGGGACACCTGGGCCGAGTTCTCGATCCTGTCCCGCGGGATGTCGAAGGCCTTCGCCTCCGCGGTGGAAGACGACATCGTCAGAACCCTCACGCGCTACGGGCGCTGA
- a CDS encoding DUF6081 family protein, giving the protein MYAGFDSLLEPKPAWRIGEFPLSRGGTVQLREPDAVSIVQNGGLRTGVSRFTRRHDKVQILDNAKHVVFSTETFDVPDSGITFTIEMSAEGRGCLPGDIYDGFASFLCLDFSTGTAIDLFCRDDLCAAVFARLPFPGLSLPDLQPLKYWALFSEERLASAGAHTYEIAIRPRESRITWSVDGALLRAQALPDYRLGPLMLGLGLMTEKDIGSDGSVSCHGQGVRAEWSPIHITT; this is encoded by the coding sequence GTGTACGCGGGCTTCGACTCGCTACTGGAGCCGAAGCCCGCGTGGCGTATCGGCGAGTTCCCGCTGTCCCGCGGCGGCACGGTTCAGTTGCGCGAGCCGGACGCGGTGAGCATCGTTCAGAACGGTGGCCTCAGAACGGGTGTGTCGCGCTTCACCAGGCGTCACGACAAGGTCCAGATACTCGACAACGCGAAGCACGTGGTGTTCTCGACCGAGACGTTCGACGTACCCGACAGCGGGATCACGTTCACCATCGAGATGTCGGCCGAGGGACGCGGCTGTCTGCCGGGGGACATCTATGACGGCTTCGCGTCGTTCCTGTGTCTCGACTTCTCGACCGGAACGGCGATCGACCTCTTCTGTCGCGACGACCTCTGCGCTGCTGTGTTCGCGCGACTGCCCTTTCCGGGACTCTCTCTCCCCGACCTGCAGCCTTTGAAGTACTGGGCGCTGTTCAGCGAAGAGCGCCTCGCTAGCGCCGGCGCCCACACCTACGAGATCGCCATACGACCGCGCGAGAGCCGGATCACATGGAGCGTCGACGGGGCGCTGCTGCGCGCCCAGGCGCTGCCGGATTACCGGTTGGGCCCTCTCATGCTCGGGCTCGGCCTCATGACCGAGAAGGACATCGGAAGCGACGGCAGCGTGTCATGTCACGGCCAAGGTGTGCGTGCGGAATGGAGCCCGATCCACATCACTACCTGA
- a CDS encoding PAS domain S-box protein: MSEREQITLEQLGFGRLFQRVRDAIIVANARTERIVAWNSGAAAMFGYTEEEARDLLLHELVPENLRTLHRTGIARYQETGSGNLIDSATAVELVGLHKDGHEVPVELTLTGIPDPIGRGDRYALAILRDIADRKAAEVAALQLRDSQLRQQQAFELNDTIVQGLTVAKMSLEAARTDEALEAITVTLERVKAWVGELLAQIGDENPVQPGDLVRSRPATVVAEEEGQAGA; encoded by the coding sequence ATGAGTGAGCGCGAACAGATCACCCTCGAGCAACTCGGCTTCGGCAGGCTGTTCCAGCGGGTCCGCGACGCTATCATCGTGGCGAACGCGCGCACGGAGCGGATAGTCGCGTGGAACAGCGGCGCGGCGGCGATGTTCGGCTACACCGAGGAGGAGGCCAGGGACCTCCTGCTGCACGAGCTCGTACCGGAGAACCTACGGACGCTCCACAGGACCGGGATCGCGCGCTACCAGGAGACGGGGTCGGGAAACCTGATCGACTCGGCCACCGCTGTGGAACTGGTGGGGCTGCACAAAGACGGGCACGAGGTGCCGGTCGAGCTCACCCTCACCGGGATCCCCGATCCGATCGGACGCGGGGATCGATACGCGCTCGCGATCCTGCGGGACATCGCGGATCGCAAAGCCGCCGAGGTTGCCGCGCTGCAGCTACGGGACTCGCAACTGCGCCAACAACAGGCGTTCGAGCTGAACGACACGATCGTCCAGGGTCTAACCGTCGCCAAGATGTCATTGGAGGCCGCCCGCACCGACGAGGCGCTCGAAGCCATCACGGTGACGCTCGAGCGTGTGAAAGCGTGGGTGGGCGAGCTGCTCGCGCAGATCGGTGACGAGAATCCGGTGCAGCCGGGGGACCTCGTCCGCTCGCGCCCGGCGACGGTGGTCGCCGAGGAAGAGGGTCAGGCCGGCGCCTGA